Proteins from a genomic interval of Burkholderia cepacia GG4:
- the glyQ gene encoding glycine--tRNA ligase subunit alpha: MLTFQQIILTLQSYWDKQGCALLQPIDMEVGAGTSHVHTFLRAVGPEPWRAAYVQPSRRPKDGRYGENPNRLQHYYQYQVVLKPAPENILDLYLGSLEALGFDLKQNDVRFVEDDWENPTLGAWGLGWEVWLNGMEVTQFTYFQQVGGLDCKPVLGEITYGLERLAMYLQKVENVYDLVWTEWEEHGPNGPELRRLSYGDVYHQNEVEQSTYNFEHANVDLLFTFFNSYEAEAKKMIDAQLALPAYELVLKAGHTFNLLDARGAISVTERAAYIGRIRALSRLVAQAYYDSREKLGFPMLGNPPGVPGLTTDAQDAAQPAWVPPLKVERKIDQD; the protein is encoded by the coding sequence ATGCTTACGTTTCAGCAAATCATCCTGACGCTGCAGTCCTACTGGGACAAGCAGGGTTGCGCCCTGCTCCAGCCCATCGACATGGAAGTCGGCGCGGGCACGTCGCACGTCCACACGTTCCTGCGCGCGGTCGGCCCCGAGCCGTGGCGCGCCGCGTACGTGCAGCCGTCGCGCCGCCCGAAGGACGGCCGCTACGGCGAGAACCCGAACCGCCTGCAGCACTACTACCAGTATCAGGTCGTGCTCAAGCCGGCGCCGGAAAACATCCTTGACCTGTACCTCGGCTCGCTCGAAGCACTCGGCTTCGATCTGAAGCAGAACGACGTGCGCTTCGTCGAGGACGACTGGGAAAACCCGACGCTCGGCGCGTGGGGCCTCGGCTGGGAAGTGTGGCTGAACGGCATGGAAGTCACTCAGTTCACGTATTTCCAGCAGGTCGGCGGCCTCGACTGCAAGCCCGTGCTCGGCGAGATCACGTACGGCCTCGAGCGCCTCGCGATGTACCTGCAGAAGGTCGAGAACGTGTACGACCTGGTGTGGACCGAGTGGGAAGAGCACGGCCCGAACGGCCCCGAGCTGCGCCGCCTGTCGTACGGCGACGTCTACCACCAGAACGAGGTCGAGCAGTCGACCTACAACTTCGAGCACGCGAACGTCGACCTGCTGTTCACGTTCTTCAACAGCTACGAAGCGGAAGCGAAGAAGATGATCGACGCGCAGCTCGCGCTGCCCGCGTACGAACTCGTGCTGAAGGCCGGCCACACGTTCAACCTGCTCGACGCGCGCGGCGCGATCTCGGTGACCGAGCGTGCGGCATACATCGGCCGCATCCGCGCACTGTCGCGTCTCGTCGCGCAGGCTTACTACGACTCGCGCGAGAAGCTCGGCTTCCCGATGCTCGGCAATCCGCCGGGCGTGCCGGGCCTCACCACCGACGCCCAGGACGCCGCCCAGCCGGCATGGGTGCCGCCGCTCAAGGTCGAACGCAAGATCGATCAGGACTGA